From the genome of Vicia villosa cultivar HV-30 ecotype Madison, WI linkage group LG2, Vvil1.0, whole genome shotgun sequence, one region includes:
- the LOC131648865 gene encoding uncharacterized protein LOC131648865 has product MHQVRIFDYSHNNFSVKETMDHGEGKPMEDYKVNLRDLWCDCGKYQAYCVPCPHVIVACSVVRQDAYPLLSMFYRVANLFGVYSTCFPVLPLDEYWPTFDGDQIFHNPIIRRNKKGRPVSSRIRTEMDRYDKLERKCELCRPPSHN; this is encoded by the coding sequence ATGCACCAGGTAAGAATATTTGACTACAGTCATAACAACTTCAGTGTGAAGGAGACAATGGACCATGGTGAGGGAAAGCCTATGGAAGATTACAAGGTAAACCTAAGAGATCTTTGGTGTGACTGCGGAAAGTATCAAGCATACTGTGTTCCTTGTCCACACGTTATTGTTGCATGTTCCGTGGTGCGCCAAGATGCATATCCTCTGTTGTCTATGTTTTACAGGGTCGCAAACTTATTTGGTGTTTACAGCACATGTTTTCCAGTTCTACCATTAGATGAGTATTGGCCCACTTTTGATGGAGACCAAATTTTCCATAATCCAATAATACGGAGGAATAAGAAAGGCCGCCCAGTGAGCTCACGTATTAGAACAGAAATGGACAGATATGATAAGTTAGAGAGAAAATGTGAGTTGTGTCGTCCTCCTAGTCACAACTGA